The following coding sequences lie in one bacterium genomic window:
- a CDS encoding ABC transporter permease: MLNRAQLNYLASESFAGFRRRKLTTGVTILIMASALLVLAALTLVTLNLGTLLETARGGLDLRVYLRDDMPPERLAELRPRLLTIPGVEQVQWIDSEAALTEFRQQLGEDAPLLELLDRNPLPSSYHVTFTAGARDPESVRAIRDEIVRWEEVSEILFNQDWVEALERWTFRFQMASLVVGMLVFLAAIFVISNTVKLTIASSSRIIQIQKLVGATNAFIRTPFLCEGVVQGLLAGLLAMGLLFVAGRILGASLNGLVFFTAAQTMGFVAFCVLLGLAGSWAAMRKYLTLRSDI, encoded by the coding sequence ATGCTTAACCGAGCCCAGTTGAACTACCTTGCCAGCGAATCGTTTGCCGGGTTCCGGCGGCGGAAGCTGACCACCGGTGTCACGATCCTGATCATGGCCTCGGCCCTTCTGGTGCTCGCGGCCCTGACGCTGGTGACCCTCAACCTCGGGACCCTGCTCGAAACGGCCCGCGGAGGGCTTGACCTGCGCGTGTACCTGCGCGACGACATGCCGCCCGAACGGCTGGCCGAGCTGCGGCCGCGCCTGCTGACCATCCCCGGCGTGGAACAGGTGCAGTGGATCGATTCCGAGGCGGCGCTCACCGAGTTCCGCCAGCAGCTGGGCGAGGACGCCCCGTTGCTCGAACTGCTCGACCGCAATCCGCTGCCTTCGTCCTACCACGTCACGTTCACTGCCGGTGCCCGCGACCCGGAATCGGTGCGTGCCATCCGCGACGAGATCGTAAGGTGGGAGGAGGTCAGCGAGATCCTGTTCAACCAGGACTGGGTCGAGGCCCTCGAGCGCTGGACCTTCCGCTTCCAGATGGCCTCGCTCGTCGTCGGCATGCTGGTGTTCCTGGCGGCCATCTTCGTGATCTCCAATACGGTCAAGCTGACCATCGCCTCCAGTTCACGCATCATCCAGATCCAGAAGCTGGTGGGGGCGACGAACGCCTTCATCCGCACGCCGTTCCTGTGCGAGGGAGTGGTGCAGGGACTGCTGGCCGGGCTGCTCGCGATGGGTCTGCTCTTCGTGGCGGGCCGGATCCTCGGCGCCAGCCTGAACGGCCTGGTCTTCTTCACCGCCGCGCAGACGATGGGCTTCGTCGCCTTCTGCGTCCTGCTCGGCCTGGCCGGCAGCTGGGCGGCCATGCGCAAGTACCTGACCCTGCGGAGCGACATCTGA
- the rsmA gene encoding ribosomal RNA small subunit methyltransferase A, whose protein sequence is MTRSQQDLLRHYGIRPVKRRGQNFLLDGNLARSIAGDVLALGDEVLELGAGGGALTVHLLAGARSLACVEVDRELYALLQNEFGQMPGFRAILGDLTRLDWEEALTAAGARPVIAGNLPYVLTSLVLFAAAEYRERIAGAVFMIQKEVAERLTATPGGRDYGVLSVVLGSVFSIRLVRTVPASVFWPRPQVQSAVVSLTPAGDMSAAEFAHFREVVKKVFGQRRKKVASQLRTQFGLDPAAAEALAVAAGIDPESRPEQVAPDGYRRLARLLERKDVGG, encoded by the coding sequence ATGACCCGCAGCCAGCAGGACCTGCTGCGGCACTACGGTATCCGGCCCGTCAAGCGGCGCGGCCAGAACTTCCTGCTCGACGGCAACCTGGCGCGTTCGATTGCCGGCGATGTGCTGGCGCTGGGCGACGAGGTGCTGGAGCTGGGCGCCGGCGGCGGCGCCTTGACGGTGCACCTGCTGGCCGGTGCGCGCAGCCTGGCCTGTGTCGAGGTCGACCGCGAGCTCTACGCGTTGCTGCAGAACGAGTTCGGACAGATGCCCGGCTTCCGGGCCATCCTGGGCGACCTGACCCGGCTCGACTGGGAGGAAGCCCTCACGGCGGCCGGCGCGCGACCTGTCATCGCCGGCAACCTGCCGTACGTGTTGACGAGCCTGGTCCTGTTCGCGGCTGCGGAGTACCGCGAGCGCATCGCGGGGGCCGTGTTCATGATCCAGAAGGAAGTCGCCGAGCGCCTGACCGCGACGCCGGGCGGCCGCGACTACGGGGTGTTGTCGGTGGTGCTCGGCTCGGTGTTCTCGATCCGGCTGGTGCGCACCGTGCCGGCCAGCGTGTTCTGGCCGCGGCCCCAGGTGCAGTCGGCCGTGGTCAGCCTGACCCCGGCAGGGGACATGTCCGCGGCCGAGTTCGCACACTTTCGCGAGGTCGTGAAGAAGGTCTTCGGTCAGCGGCGCAAGAAGGTCGCTTCGCAGCTGCGAACCCAGTTCGGGCTCGATCCCGCCGCGGCCGAGGCACTGGCGGTGGCCGCGGGCATCGACCCGGAATCTCGCCCGGAGCAGGTCGCGCCCGACGGTTACCGCCGTCTGGCCCGGCTCCTGGAACGGAAGGACGTGGGTGGATGA
- a CDS encoding TatD family hydrolase codes for MIDSHVHLNRHEFAGAGLEVAARARLAGVGGFLNVGYDPASSRESIALAEAAADIWATVGVHPHDALLLADEQGRLTKAGRKCLEGLEELARHPRVVAIGEIGLDYFRDLSPRPAQRAALAAQLELAARLDKPVVFHVRDAWPELMAFIDEVGLPPRRGVLHSFSGDAAVVDWALARGLKLGIGGVVTYKQSTLPAQVALAGPDHLLLETDAPWLPPVPHRGERNEPARLGLVLDKVAGILQMEPGEVERRTDASFAALFLERKAGLP; via the coding sequence GTGATCGACAGCCACGTCCACCTGAATCGCCACGAGTTTGCCGGCGCCGGCCTGGAGGTCGCGGCGCGCGCGCGCCTGGCCGGGGTGGGGGGCTTCCTCAACGTGGGGTACGACCCGGCGTCGAGCCGCGAGTCGATCGCCCTGGCGGAGGCGGCGGCCGACATCTGGGCAACCGTCGGCGTGCATCCGCACGACGCGCTGCTGCTCGCCGACGAGCAGGGGCGTCTCACGAAGGCAGGCCGCAAGTGCCTCGAAGGGCTGGAGGAGCTCGCCCGCCACCCGCGGGTGGTTGCGATCGGCGAGATCGGGCTCGACTACTTCCGGGACCTGTCGCCGCGACCGGCGCAGCGGGCGGCGCTGGCGGCCCAGCTGGAGCTGGCGGCGCGGCTGGACAAACCGGTGGTCTTCCATGTGCGGGATGCCTGGCCTGAACTGATGGCCTTCATCGACGAGGTCGGGTTGCCGCCGCGGCGCGGGGTGCTGCACTCCTTCAGCGGCGACGCCGCCGTGGTCGACTGGGCGCTGGCGCGGGGGCTGAAGCTGGGGATCGGCGGCGTCGTGACCTACAAGCAGTCGACGCTGCCGGCGCAGGTGGCACTGGCCGGCCCCGACCACCTCCTGCTCGAGACCGATGCGCCGTGGCTGCCGCCCGTGCCCCACCGTGGCGAACGCAACGAACCCGCCCGGCTGGGCCTGGTGCTTGACAAGGTGGCCGGGATCTTGCAAATGGAACCCGGCGAGGTCGAACGGCGCACGGATGCGTCGTTTGCCGCGTTGTTCCTGGAGCGGAAGGCCGGTTTGCCATGA
- a CDS encoding peptidoglycan DD-metalloendopeptidase family protein: MRQRPLIRAGLATLGLLLFLVAVSPGWAQEEPATAVAPAGPKDNTVELQKVRAEIKRQQDLIRSLNAQAADARRDHEAIAQEIEATQRLMGGMVRKESLLLSESRRLEAELASRVDTYEGRRLALSRSLRRMYVRGQRNELEMILTAGSFSELMSSVKLERTLARLNAGLVERTRREGQVVVQERRDLEAALTEIRQVREESEQQTSRLQGLQAEQVASLRQLDDRRRGVNNRLLELSLNEQKLNNVLDDLEDRRRLSPPPVITGQTEPLAQMAGRLEWPVRGDVLRAFGRSVHPRFKTVTLNNGINISAVVGAPVAAVGAGSVEFSDHLPGFGRCVILDHGEGYYTLYAYLNGVFVARGAQVAQGQVIAEVGGPGGGDPPQLYFEVRHGRTPLDPADWLRSR; this comes from the coding sequence ATGCGCCAAAGACCGCTCATCCGCGCCGGATTGGCGACGCTCGGCCTGCTGCTGTTCCTGGTCGCGGTGAGCCCCGGCTGGGCACAGGAGGAACCTGCAACCGCCGTGGCGCCGGCCGGCCCGAAGGACAACACCGTCGAGCTCCAGAAGGTGCGCGCCGAGATCAAGCGCCAGCAGGACCTGATCCGCAGCCTGAATGCGCAGGCAGCCGACGCGCGTCGCGACCACGAGGCCATCGCGCAGGAGATCGAAGCCACACAGCGCCTGATGGGCGGCATGGTTCGCAAGGAGTCGCTGCTGCTGTCCGAAAGCCGGCGTCTCGAAGCGGAACTCGCGAGTCGCGTTGATACCTACGAAGGGCGACGGTTGGCCCTGTCGCGAAGCCTGCGCCGGATGTACGTGCGCGGGCAGCGCAACGAACTGGAAATGATCCTCACGGCGGGCAGCTTTTCCGAGCTGATGTCGAGCGTGAAGCTCGAGCGCACGCTGGCCCGGCTCAACGCCGGGCTCGTGGAGAGGACGCGGCGCGAGGGGCAGGTCGTGGTGCAGGAGCGACGGGACCTCGAGGCGGCCCTGACCGAGATCCGCCAGGTACGCGAGGAGAGCGAGCAGCAGACGTCGCGCCTCCAGGGCCTTCAGGCCGAGCAGGTGGCCTCGCTGCGGCAGCTGGACGACCGGCGCCGGGGCGTCAACAACCGGCTCCTCGAACTGTCGCTCAACGAGCAGAAGCTCAATAATGTCCTGGATGACCTGGAAGACCGCCGGCGGTTGTCGCCGCCGCCGGTCATCACCGGGCAGACCGAGCCGCTGGCCCAGATGGCCGGGCGGCTGGAGTGGCCCGTGCGCGGCGACGTGCTGCGTGCCTTCGGGCGTTCGGTGCACCCGCGCTTCAAGACCGTCACGCTGAACAACGGCATCAATATCAGTGCGGTGGTCGGGGCCCCGGTCGCCGCCGTGGGCGCCGGTTCGGTCGAGTTCAGCGATCATTTGCCCGGGTTCGGACGATGCGTTATTCTGGACCACGGCGAGGGGTATTACACGCTCTACGCCTATCTCAACGGGGTTTTCGTCGCGCGTGGCGCCCAGGTGGCGCAGGGTCAGGTGATCGCCGAGGTCGGCGGCCCGGGCGGCGGCGATCCACCCCAGCTGTACTTCGAGGTCCGGCACGGCCGCACGCCCCTGGATCCTGCGGACTGGCTGCGCTCCCGCTGA
- a CDS encoding stage 0 sporulation protein, whose translation MADTNRQQDNAPSARKRSRAPIAGRPVDAPAPAPPAEGESLVLLQFKGRRKGYYHNRLGVELKVGDHCLVEADRGRDLGLVLYIGPGRPDWWAVAQWQGVLELAGEDDLERRASNREEEAAMWDVCRERIGRRGLDMNLVSVERQHDGRKVTFYFTAEGRVDFRDLVRDLAAVFRARIELRQIGVRDETRLQGGLAMCGREYCCSGFLHEFVPVTLKMAKTQQLPLNPAKLSGPCGRLRCCLAFEDDHYREARGRLPRTGTIVETPDGPAMVRQIDLLCETVTVDGREPGSLVAWPADRLRWDRAQAAGTARGTKSGGGGCHGGGCPDGGCDGGGRHDGGGGAA comes from the coding sequence ATGGCCGATACGAACCGGCAGCAGGATAACGCGCCGAGCGCCCGGAAGCGTTCCCGCGCGCCCATCGCCGGCCGCCCGGTGGATGCGCCTGCCCCGGCGCCCCCCGCCGAGGGGGAGTCGCTGGTGCTGCTCCAGTTCAAGGGCCGCCGCAAGGGCTACTACCACAACCGGCTCGGGGTGGAGCTCAAGGTCGGCGACCACTGTCTTGTCGAGGCCGATCGTGGTCGCGACCTCGGCCTGGTGCTGTACATCGGTCCGGGCCGCCCGGACTGGTGGGCCGTTGCGCAGTGGCAGGGAGTGCTGGAGCTGGCCGGCGAGGATGACCTCGAACGTCGGGCGTCCAATCGCGAAGAGGAAGCCGCGATGTGGGATGTCTGCCGCGAGCGCATCGGTCGTCGTGGCCTGGACATGAACCTCGTCTCGGTCGAGCGCCAGCACGACGGCCGCAAGGTCACCTTCTATTTCACGGCCGAAGGCCGCGTCGATTTCCGCGACCTGGTCCGCGACCTGGCGGCGGTATTCCGCGCGCGGATCGAGTTGCGCCAGATCGGCGTTCGCGACGAGACCCGTCTGCAGGGCGGGCTTGCGATGTGCGGCCGCGAATACTGCTGTTCCGGCTTCCTCCACGAGTTCGTACCCGTGACGTTGAAGATGGCCAAGACGCAGCAGTTGCCGCTCAACCCGGCGAAGCTCTCGGGCCCCTGTGGCCGCCTGCGCTGCTGCCTCGCCTTCGAGGACGACCACTACCGCGAGGCGCGTGGCCGTCTGCCCCGGACCGGTACGATCGTCGAGACCCCCGACGGCCCGGCGATGGTCCGCCAGATCGACCTGCTGTGTGAAACGGTGACGGTCGACGGGCGGGAGCCCGGAAGCCTGGTCGCCTGGCCGGCCGATCGCCTGCGCTGGGATCGCGCGCAGGCGGCGGGTACCGCGCGTGGTACGAAGTCGGGCGGTGGCGGCTGCCACGGCGGCGGCTGTCCCGACGGCGGCTGTGATGGCGGCGGCAGGCATGATGGCGGCGGGGGCGCCGCGTGA
- a CDS encoding glycosyltransferase, producing MSDCHLSLCMIVRDEATMLPGFLSAVAGLWDELVVADTGSRDGSADLVRAAGGQVVDFPWCDDFAAARNASLAAAKGRWVICLDADERVDRELASALRRMVRADRTAGAATIVMRNELPEGGRRESRLLRCFRNVPEIRFRHRIHEDVADDVAAWLPRQGLEMRHLPGGVDHLGYVRATAAARDKKARDVRLLHAALADDPGDLYCRFKLLELARFWDDRELFAAEAGPARKALESATHAQLEGRHWSGDLAALIAQSLAGPPLKALAWLDGQARRVECGPAWHLRRGILLEEAGRGSDAEAAFRSCLASVASPTNGYAPLPPSRPLLGLCRLAARRGDVAAATALALQAATDVPHDAEALLAAVSFQPPAAAMAFATAHARRHPDSTTPLAQSLLTAGRPQDALTLLESAPPRSADGPGILVLALALGIGRDADIGTDLEAAGRQLRSWLQALWASGNAALCESFTERAGTLAGAFPWLESWLEDRFTAGAASLSPSRR from the coding sequence ATGTCCGATTGCCACTTGAGCCTGTGCATGATCGTGCGCGACGAGGCCACCATGCTGCCCGGATTCCTGTCAGCGGTGGCTGGGCTCTGGGACGAGCTGGTCGTTGCCGATACCGGCTCGCGCGACGGTTCGGCGGACCTGGTCCGCGCCGCCGGCGGGCAGGTGGTCGATTTCCCGTGGTGTGACGACTTTGCCGCCGCCCGCAACGCCTCGCTGGCGGCAGCGAAGGGACGCTGGGTCATCTGCCTCGATGCAGACGAACGCGTGGACCGGGAACTGGCGTCGGCGCTGCGCCGGATGGTTCGCGCCGACCGCACCGCCGGCGCCGCCACGATCGTGATGCGCAATGAGCTGCCGGAAGGCGGGCGTCGCGAGTCGCGCCTGCTGCGCTGCTTCCGCAATGTGCCGGAGATCCGCTTCCGCCATCGCATCCACGAGGATGTGGCCGACGATGTCGCTGCCTGGCTCCCGCGCCAGGGGCTGGAGATGCGGCACCTGCCGGGCGGTGTCGACCACCTGGGATACGTGCGCGCGACCGCCGCCGCCCGCGACAAGAAGGCCCGCGACGTGCGCCTGCTGCACGCTGCGCTGGCCGACGACCCCGGCGACCTCTACTGCCGCTTCAAGCTGCTGGAGCTCGCCCGCTTCTGGGATGACCGCGAGCTCTTTGCTGCCGAAGCCGGACCGGCGAGGAAGGCCCTGGAATCCGCGACGCACGCCCAGCTCGAAGGGCGCCACTGGAGCGGCGACCTGGCGGCGCTCATCGCCCAGTCCCTGGCGGGACCGCCGCTCAAGGCGCTGGCCTGGCTGGATGGACAGGCCCGGCGGGTGGAGTGCGGACCCGCCTGGCACCTCAGGCGGGGCATCCTTCTCGAGGAAGCCGGCCGCGGCAGCGACGCCGAAGCAGCGTTCCGGTCCTGCCTGGCCAGCGTCGCTTCACCGACGAACGGCTACGCACCGCTGCCGCCGTCGCGCCCGCTGCTGGGCCTGTGCCGGCTGGCTGCCCGGCGCGGCGATGTCGCCGCCGCCACGGCGCTGGCGCTGCAGGCGGCGACCGACGTCCCCCACGACGCCGAGGCGCTGCTGGCGGCAGTGTCGTTCCAGCCGCCCGCCGCGGCGATGGCCTTCGCCACGGCGCATGCGCGACGTCATCCGGACTCCACGACCCCATTGGCGCAGTCGCTGCTCACGGCGGGACGGCCGCAGGATGCGCTGACCCTCCTGGAATCGGCGCCGCCACGGTCCGCAGACGGACCCGGCATCCTGGTGCTGGCGCTGGCCCTCGGGATCGGGCGCGACGCGGACATCGGGACAGACCTCGAAGCTGCCGGGCGGCAACTGCGGTCCTGGCTGCAGGCCCTGTGGGCTTCCGGAAACGCCGCGCTGTGCGAGTCCTTCACGGAACGCGCCGGCACACTGGCCGGCGCGTTTCCGTGGCTCGAAAGCTGGCTCGAGGACCGGTTCACCGCAGGGGCGGCGTCGCTCAGCCCTTCTCGTCGATGA
- a CDS encoding ATP-binding cassette domain-containing protein — MPLASRRPDQAASDASGQLDPRAIIGFHHVDLQYHDQMALANVSFSVANGEFVCLTGPSGAGKSSILRLIAMDAFPTKGQVIVRGMPATRMNRGRIPQLRREIGFVFQDFRLLEDRSVEENVAFAQLVVGQPHKLIVQNVMRVLTQVGLYDKRHRLPRQLSGGEQQRVAIARAMVNSPKILLADEPTGNLDPVTAQEIIDLLFRVNDAGTCVIFSTHDHEIVKTFGQRVLVVDGGRLVSDERRRVPIDRSASLVDNMYRAPESSREPAARAPRKEPVHA, encoded by the coding sequence ATGCCCTTGGCCAGCCGCCGTCCGGACCAGGCCGCCAGCGATGCGAGCGGACAGCTCGACCCGCGAGCGATCATCGGTTTCCACCATGTCGACCTGCAGTACCACGACCAGATGGCGCTGGCCAACGTGTCGTTCTCGGTCGCCAACGGTGAGTTCGTCTGCCTGACCGGGCCCAGCGGCGCCGGCAAGAGCAGCATCCTGCGCCTCATTGCCATGGACGCGTTCCCGACGAAGGGGCAGGTCATCGTTCGCGGCATGCCGGCGACGCGCATGAACCGCGGCCGCATCCCGCAACTGCGCCGCGAGATCGGCTTCGTCTTCCAGGACTTCCGGCTGCTCGAGGACCGCAGCGTGGAGGAGAACGTGGCCTTCGCGCAGCTGGTCGTCGGCCAGCCGCACAAACTCATCGTGCAGAACGTGATGCGCGTGCTGACGCAGGTCGGCCTCTACGACAAGCGGCACCGCCTGCCGCGTCAGCTTTCGGGCGGCGAACAGCAGCGCGTGGCCATCGCCCGCGCCATGGTCAACAGTCCCAAGATCCTGCTGGCCGACGAGCCCACCGGCAACCTGGACCCGGTCACGGCGCAGGAGATCATCGACCTGCTGTTCCGGGTCAACGACGCGGGCACCTGCGTGATCTTCTCGACGCACGACCACGAGATCGTCAAGACGTTCGGCCAGCGCGTGCTGGTCGTCGACGGCGGCAGGCTGGTTTCGGACGAGCGGCGCCGCGTGCCCATCGACCGTTCGGCCAGCCTGGTCGACAACATGTACCGCGCCCCGGAATCGTCCCGGGAGCCGGCAGCGCGCGCCCCGCGCAAGGAGCCGGTCCATGCTTAA
- a CDS encoding peptidylprolyl isomerase, whose product MRSLRIPAFRPALVPAACLVFCVLLVAGCGGKDKALAPDTVLAKVGDMKITADYYEKKLGRLNPVDLPRDDDGNFLDTAELPGKRKFLDTVINKNVMVTVAKQLGFDADPQVDYARKTLISYEAVAVARERFVDKPASEVDEALIQAFYEKLGLFRKCRYFITNTREDALRGREKALAGADWEDLWREFHDGVQNSTVSYNIDIHYGRFITSFEDPIFACKVGDITEPVPSTYGWWVLKVDSEELGKKPPLEEARKTITASIINRAQMRLIDGFKEGVRTKYKMYLNEDALVKAYEGLPPDESMFYPGTQEQVKREDLQPLQIDPADYEMDFYGYEVKGEPRKYTLGDFKAAYDRMSVFERPKWGDMLGGIRQKITDEIDRALLNFDAEDRGLHQDPQVLAKVDEKIEEMLVSKLFQEGVHADKTISPAALDSAWALLKGDYNLPETRSGKRIICADAAQASLAYKALQAGDPWRKVLNTYGSDDADKAAGGSVGPVPSSAEGPERDALFALQAGQYGAPGGACGWPSGDLHARGRGGAPRAGARRGRRHDRQAHPEQARGNGFPRGTGWLEEAGQDRGLRGPSGQDPLVEGTDRCGETDRCGSWQVASWCLWRSARGPFGASRRTPPRCLSPIRLRPGLPVLVDRIVAIVDEEAILQSDLERESELYRLERQYAGQMVEGDAATVRREMLDRLIESKLIIAAAKQADMSVDQEAISGSVEQKIQQFVEHFGSLEALERELARSGMTLADYRARMAAQLRDQQYLRLVVGKFIRPDIEVLENEVRDYYKAHLAEMPAEPDSLTIADILVAVQPSVDARRRVQEKVARIQADLKGGMSFADAARRHSEDAAAARGGVVGVVGKDDLFDAGLSRAVFALPEGRVSEPVVTARGVHLMRVDGIQADGRRAISQIFLPISASDEDVAAARAQAEAARARVLAGEAFALVASEMSADAASARVGGVLGTFRLEDLSETFQAALADLQEGSVSEPVLTPAGWYVFKVLARKAGHMYTYDELSEQLHQAVESQKIEAKLADYVKELRKRFFIDEKG is encoded by the coding sequence ATGCGTTCGTTGCGTATTCCCGCGTTCCGCCCGGCCCTGGTCCCGGCGGCGTGCCTGGTCTTCTGCGTCCTGCTTGTCGCCGGCTGCGGCGGCAAGGACAAGGCCCTGGCTCCGGATACCGTCCTGGCCAAGGTCGGCGACATGAAGATCACGGCCGACTACTACGAGAAGAAGCTCGGTCGGCTCAACCCGGTCGACCTTCCCCGCGACGACGACGGCAATTTCCTCGATACCGCCGAGCTGCCGGGCAAGCGCAAGTTCCTCGACACCGTCATCAACAAGAACGTGATGGTGACAGTCGCCAAGCAGCTCGGGTTCGACGCCGACCCCCAGGTCGACTACGCGCGCAAGACCCTCATTTCCTATGAGGCGGTCGCCGTGGCCCGCGAGCGCTTTGTCGACAAGCCCGCCTCCGAGGTCGATGAGGCCTTGATCCAGGCGTTCTACGAGAAGCTCGGGCTCTTCCGCAAGTGCCGCTACTTCATCACCAACACGCGGGAAGACGCCCTGCGCGGGCGCGAGAAGGCGCTGGCCGGCGCCGACTGGGAAGACCTCTGGCGGGAATTCCACGACGGCGTGCAGAACAGCACCGTGTCGTACAATATCGACATCCACTACGGCCGGTTCATCACCTCGTTCGAGGACCCCATTTTCGCCTGCAAGGTCGGCGACATCACCGAGCCGGTGCCCAGCACCTACGGTTGGTGGGTCCTGAAGGTCGACAGTGAAGAGCTGGGCAAGAAGCCCCCCCTGGAGGAAGCGCGGAAGACTATCACCGCCTCCATCATCAATCGCGCCCAGATGCGCCTCATCGACGGGTTCAAGGAAGGCGTCCGCACGAAGTACAAGATGTACCTCAACGAGGACGCACTGGTGAAGGCGTACGAGGGCCTGCCTCCTGACGAATCGATGTTCTATCCCGGGACGCAGGAGCAGGTCAAGCGCGAGGACCTGCAGCCGCTGCAGATCGACCCGGCCGACTACGAGATGGACTTCTACGGCTACGAGGTCAAGGGCGAGCCCCGGAAGTACACGCTGGGCGACTTCAAGGCCGCCTACGACCGCATGAGCGTTTTCGAGCGCCCGAAGTGGGGCGACATGCTCGGCGGCATCCGCCAGAAGATTACCGACGAGATCGACCGCGCGCTGCTCAATTTCGATGCCGAGGACCGCGGGCTCCACCAGGATCCCCAGGTGCTGGCCAAGGTTGACGAGAAGATCGAGGAAATGCTGGTCAGCAAGCTTTTCCAGGAGGGCGTGCATGCCGACAAGACGATCTCGCCGGCCGCGCTGGACTCGGCGTGGGCGCTGCTGAAGGGCGACTACAACCTGCCGGAGACGCGCTCGGGCAAGCGGATCATCTGCGCCGATGCGGCCCAGGCCTCCCTGGCCTACAAGGCCCTGCAGGCCGGCGACCCCTGGCGCAAGGTGCTCAATACCTACGGCTCCGATGATGCAGACAAGGCCGCCGGCGGGAGTGTCGGGCCGGTGCCGTCTTCGGCCGAAGGGCCGGAGCGCGACGCGCTCTTCGCGCTGCAGGCCGGCCAGTACGGCGCCCCCGGTGGCGCTTGCGGATGGCCGTCAGGCGATCTTCATGCTCGAGGACGTGGCGGCGCCCCGCGCGCAGGAGCTCGGCGAGGTCGCCGACATGATCGTCAAGCGCATCCAGAACAAGCGCGAGGAAATGGCTTTCCGCGCGGCACTGGATGGCTGGAAGAAGCAGGTCAAGATCGAGGTCTTCGAGGACCGTCTGGCCAGGACCCGCTCGTGGAAGGAACTGACCGATGCGGCGAAACCGACCGTTGCGGAAGCTGGCAAGTAGCGTCCTGGTGCTTGTGGCGATCGGCGCGGGGCCCCTTCGGGGCCTCGCGCAGGACGCCCCCGCGGTGCCTGTCCCCGATCCGGCTGCGGCCGGGGCTCCCGGTGCTCGTCGACCGGATCGTGGCGATCGTCGACGAGGAAGCGATCCTCCAGAGCGACCTCGAGCGCGAGTCCGAGCTCTACCGGCTCGAACGCCAGTATGCAGGCCAGATGGTCGAGGGAGATGCCGCGACCGTGCGGCGCGAGATGCTCGACAGGCTCATCGAAAGCAAACTGATCATCGCAGCCGCCAAGCAGGCGGACATGAGCGTCGACCAGGAGGCTATTTCGGGGAGCGTCGAGCAGAAGATCCAGCAGTTCGTGGAGCACTTCGGGAGCCTCGAAGCCCTTGAGCGCGAGTTGGCGCGCAGCGGCATGACGCTGGCCGACTACCGTGCCCGCATGGCGGCCCAGCTGCGCGACCAGCAGTACCTGCGCCTCGTCGTCGGCAAGTTCATCCGGCCGGACATCGAGGTCCTGGAGAACGAGGTGCGCGACTACTACAAGGCGCACCTGGCCGAGATGCCGGCTGAGCCCGACAGCCTCACGATTGCGGACATCCTGGTGGCGGTGCAGCCATCGGTGGACGCGCGCCGGCGCGTGCAGGAGAAGGTTGCCCGCATCCAGGCCGACCTCAAGGGCGGCATGTCGTTCGCCGATGCGGCGCGTCGCCATTCGGAGGATGCCGCCGCCGCGCGTGGCGGCGTGGTCGGCGTGGTCGGCAAGGACGACCTGTTCGACGCCGGCCTGTCCCGCGCCGTGTTCGCGCTTCCCGAAGGCCGGGTCAGTGAGCCCGTCGTCACCGCCCGCGGCGTGCACCTGATGCGCGTCGACGGCATCCAGGCGGACGGCCGGCGCGCCATCAGCCAGATCTTCCTGCCCATCAGCGCATCTGACGAAGACGTGGCGGCGGCCCGGGCCCAGGCCGAAGCTGCCCGCGCCCGCGTGCTCGCGGGCGAGGCCTTTGCGCTGGTGGCTTCGGAGATGAGCGCCGATGCCGCATCTGCCCGCGTGGGCGGCGTCCTCGGCACGTTCCGCCTCGAGGACCTCAGCGAGACGTTCCAGGCGGCCCTTGCCGACCTGCAGGAGGGCTCCGTCAGTGAACCGGTGCTCACGCCCGCAGGCTGGTACGTGTTCAAGGTCCTGGCCCGCAAGGCCGGGCACATGTACACCTACGATGAGCTTTCCGAGCAGCTGCACCAGGCCGTGGAATCGCAGAAGATCGAGGCCAAGCTGGCGGACTACGTGAAGGAACTGCGCAAGCGGTTCTTCATCGACGAGAAGGGCTGA